The Crassostrea angulata isolate pt1a10 chromosome 1, ASM2561291v2, whole genome shotgun sequence nucleotide sequence gtttctgagaagaagatttttaaagatttactgtatataatcatatgtttaacttcaatcccccattgtggccccaacctacccccaggggtcatgattttcacaactttgaatcttcactacctgaggatgcttccacacaagttccagctttgccttcgaattagttgctgagaagaagatttttaaagatttactgtatatattcctatgttaaacttcgatcccccattgtggcccaaccctacccccgggggtcatgatttttacaactttgaatttacactacctgagaatgcatccacacaagtgtcagctttcctggctgattagtttctgagaagaagatttttaaagattaactgtgtatattcctatgtaaaacgtcgatctcccattgtggcccaaacctatccccgggggtcataatttttacaaatttgaatcttcactacataagaatgcatccacacaagtgtcagctttcctggccaattagtttctgagaagaagatttttaaagatttactttttatattcatatgttaaacttcgaccctccattgtggccccaccctatccccaggggtcatgattttcacatctttgaatctacactacctgaggatgcttccacacaagtttcagctttcctggccgattagtttctgagaagaggatttctaaagatttactctatatattcatttgttaaacttcgaccccccattgtggccccattctcaggtgagctaaaaaggttaagtttacaattcaatgagttggtttctggaagaacagattttgaaaattttcgtaataaatattgacaattttttttactttttaaagcgctaagcatagctcagccctttattgtcgctagacttcaacttccggtgcatcgaataaccgccccctataagcaaaagtatacatcatttaaactggttagggaaccagttttaggggtttatgcacataactgcacgggctattgtgaatctaatttacgggttattgtgaaattaatgtacggggcttacatacatcattgcagggactgtcatgcagtgatgaggaaatatagtgcgtatacagaagctgaaatgctatatacatatatctgttatatacatacagaagctgggttagcgcttttcagtactatcagtactttgatttaatttttagcttttaagatctgtgtataAAGATAGAATTgttagcaaatctctgtatcttgcttataattcgaagcaaacactcaaaaatggttagtaaatagaaattgttaacaattaaacacaagaaacatgcactacatgtataacaaataaagaacacaatttattttttcgaaatgaatcatatatatacatgtatatacctacatatttccgtaagcgatatcaaactctatttaaactgaataaactagagaaaatgccgagcatctcaacaaaaacctattgcattaatctaccattacgcaaaaaataatgccgaattaccgatagaatgaattgtatttcagtactcctacatcagatttgcttaatttgcgcaggtaaacagttaacgtaactgtttgatttaccgaagtctctgtttgatttgatacgtaaaaatcacgaaacacagacgacagtttccaggttacaaagcataaataatgaaaacgaaacgaaaatcagaacaagctaacatcaacgtcatgtgtgaaaactgtcaacgcattgaaatatttagcctcaatttacttcacaaaatcggcaccaatatatttttcatgtttcaaaaatttcccttcatacgcgaactgttgcacaacaagcaaattcatcatagtcagatcgaccctttttcgtataatgtcatggctgctttaaacaaagaacctcgttttagaagtatggaatacgagtcttggtaaaatgggtaagcaaaaccgggccgtggcaaaataaaagccggggcagatcggcaattgtcaattccaaatacgcattattttgcagcaataattacagcaaatacaaatatactggtccatcaaatatcctgaaattttaatgagattggcagattaataactgcttatcttttgttttgcccaggccaagtcttgtctacccattttaccggatgccgaatccgaggctattaaactgattgaaacacgcctttcctttattattattttcgtaataactcagatttgaaacagaattagaccttaatttttgcaatttatattttccttcccataaggataatttatgctaaactacattgaattggaatcagtagttcttgagaagaagatttttaaaaatgcacccccctttttctacagtttcaaggttttctccgctttgaatacagatcggacttttatttctgcaatttatattcgccctcccataaggatgctttgtgccaaatttggttgaaattggataagcggttttagagaagaagttcaaaatgtaaaaagtttacagacggacagacagacggacagacagacagacggacggacggacggacgacggacaaaacgtgatcagaatagctcacttgagctttcagctcaggtgagctaaaaaccttGTTCCCTCGAGATCTCAGAATCGGCAAACACTTGAACATCTAAACTTTGTGGAATGATATACCTATAGTTGTAGacgtgtttaaactattttgttttgtttgtcgtaacttccggtcgtcaccggaagcacttcaaaaataattatttttacgcattaaattccttttccgaataatagatatataagtataaatctatacatagatTATCcatgcgatgttatatcaacaaaataattttacttccggtgagatatctcaattatctcaggtattttttttaaaacacattttgttcccaAGAGGTCTCAGAGACTATAAGTGATATAAGcacgaaactttcagggatcatagacatttgattgaaaatgtgtttaaccggtttcattaaatcttccgtcacttccggtccacacaggaagagttcgaacaaatcgagctgtttatcagtttaactttattcctttgatatttgtagtgtgctcgatgaacattaatttacaaaaggcaagtatacaagatatattgaatacaatttacattgagcacttccgtttgtccgtttcctgtcccgagacaaaaaccttatttcgacgagatctcaaaaacggtaacgacttgaacaaccaaactttgtagaaTGATacacctatgtatgtacatgtgttaacactatatTGTTATGTCCGGCGTAACTTctggtcgtcacaggaagtacactttattttgatttttttaataataatttgcttatttagcatggaagtaacatttaatcattagaattacaaaaggtcatctacacagaatcatctatccgatgattaataaacaaaaaactacttccggtgagatatctccaatatctcaggtagtctttttaaaacgAATATTGTAACagcgagatctcaaaaactataagcgatcaaagcacgaaactttcatggatgatagacatttaattgaagatgtgtttaaccagtttcattttgttttccgacacttccggtccacacaggaagagttcaaacaaatcgagctgttgaTCAGCttcactgtttttctttgatatttgtagttaCAGCGATGAACAATAGTGTACAAAAGGCAactatacaagaaatattgaatacaatttacatttagcacttccgtttgtccgtttcctgtcccgagacaaacaACTTTAATCCaacgatatctcaaaaacggtaaagatttgaacaatcaaactttgtgagataatagacctatgtatgtacatgtgttaacactattttgttttatccgacgtaacttccggtcgtcacaggaagtaaaccgaattttcatattttacaaatattttggttatttagcatggaaataattatttagcaatagaaatataaaatgtcatttacacatggtaaaaaaaacaaaaaagttttacttccggtgagacatttCAAATACCTTAGGTAGccttttataaaaaacaaagtacttgcaagatctcagaaactgtgagagatcaagCCATAAAACTTATATGGATGatggacatttgattgaacatgtgtttaacgggtttcatatGGCcatacgtcacttccgtttctCAATCGAAGCGTTCAAGCAatagaatttcttttttaactttagatttttttaaaataacattttagtcAGTGTGATGAACAGTCACGTACCGTAGGTTAATGTAAGGATATTAAAACTAAGAAAAAcgtgaacatccaaactttgaggaaagacaaaacaatgtatgaatATATCGTTTGCTATGTTCTAAATgattcgtcgtaacttccggtcgtcaaagaaagtactcaaaaattgacattcagtcttttttgttttgtttaacttaGAAAAAATCTATTGGGTAttcctttacagtatatattgtatccattttcttttaaaagagaaattgaatttttgtacCGATTAagacatgaggaacggaagacctttttgttgctatagcaacaagagtctagtttcttgatatttttgaatAGAACTTGACATAGTTTTAATGGTGAACACCTTATTTATCCATCTgttaaattatatcattatttagaactcaaaacatcttgtttttgttttttttatcacgtccgaatttgccgagtttttacgatcTACTTTACCAGTTTTCAGCTTCGTGacaataacatagtaaaatcccCTGGACATGTCGATTTTGTACTTtgcaaaatgtaatttgaattatgcaaaatatctcaaaacacaagaattataatttttttaaccacTCTTATTTGTCTCCCAGTGACCACCAGACCCAGCTCGGCGCTGATGGAGGACCCAGTCTTTTTGGCCATCACAGGTGTGATTCTCTGTTTTGGGATTATCTTTCTTCTGAGAACGGTTgttaatcaaatcaaaaaccGACGGTCTCGACACCACCGTCACAGAAGTCCAGGTAAATCAACAAATGGCCACGGTTAAGTTTTTTTATGTAGAAGAAAATAAGTAAATTCAACACGAATACATTTACACAAATTTACATTTATGACACTTCATGTATACATACTATACTATAAGTAATAATATTATTGTGATAATAACTAATACGCACCTTTGTCTCTGTGTTTTATAGATCCGCAAAGAATCTCCCGAAATGTCCCCTCCAGGACCTCATTTATAGACGAtcccccaccctaccccgggaaATATTCTAAAACCAACATCAATTACCTCCCCTCCTATGACTCGGCCATAAAAATGGCACCCGAGTTGCTCATGTGCAATATTGATGAGATGAATCAGTCTATAAATTTTCCCGTGCTGCATGAAAACACAGAGGACAATAGTGGGAATATCAGTGACCATGAAATCAGAGGA carries:
- the LOC128182876 gene encoding uncharacterized protein LOC128182876 isoform X2; protein product: MSINCTYSNVDKFPTINSFMFLQVVYPQMATNTTVTTRPSSALMEDPVFLAITGVILCFGIIFLLRTVVNQIKNRRSRHHRHRSPDPQRISRNVPSRTSFIDDPPPYPGKYSKTNINYLPSYDSAIKMAPELLMCNIDEMNQSINFPVLHENTEDNSGNISDHEIRGDGELCNMDQFVPVSLDPGNVRGNRSSEHFDTSLDDELDYSATNVNDSREEAVTNVCQQLDAEGDTRGDTLNVASSVNIENSG
- the LOC128182876 gene encoding uncharacterized protein LOC128182876 isoform X7; translation: MTTRPSSALMEDPVFLAITGVILCFGIIFLLRTVVNQIKNRRSRHHRHRSPDPQRISRNVPSRTSFIDDPPPYPGKYSKTNINYLPSYDSAIKMAPELLMCNIDEMNQSINFPVLHENTEDNSGNISDHEIRGDGELCNMDQFVPVSLDPGNVRGNRSSEHFDTSLDDELDYSATNVNDSREEAVTNVCQQLDAEGDTRGDTLNVASSVNIENSG
- the LOC128182876 gene encoding uncharacterized protein LOC128182876 isoform X1, with protein sequence MSINCTYSNVDKFPTINSFMFLQVVYPQMATNTTDEEIHLPSPTSEKVTTRPSSALMEDPVFLAITGVILCFGIIFLLRTVVNQIKNRRSRHHRHRSPDPQRISRNVPSRTSFIDDPPPYPGKYSKTNINYLPSYDSAIKMAPELLMCNIDEMNQSINFPVLHENTEDNSGNISDHEIRGDGELCNMDQFVPVSLDPGNVRGNRSSEHFDTSLDDELDYSATNVNDSREEAVTNVCQQLDAEGDTRGDTLNVASSVNIENSG
- the LOC128182876 gene encoding uncharacterized protein LOC128182876 isoform X5, with the protein product MATNTTDEEIHLPSPTSEKVTTRPSSALMEDPVFLAITGVILCFGIIFLLRTVVNQIKNRRSRHHRHRSPDPQRISRNVPSRTSFIDDPPPYPGKYSKTNINYLPSYDSAIKMAPELLMCNIDEMNQSINFPVLHENTEDNSGNISDHEIRGDGELCNMDQFVPVSLDPGNVRGNRSSEHFDTSLDDELDYSATNVNDSREEAVTNVCQQLDAEGDTRGDTLNVASSVNIENSG
- the LOC128182876 gene encoding uncharacterized protein LOC128182876 isoform X4 codes for the protein MVVYPQMATNTTDEEIHLPSPTSEKVTTRPSSALMEDPVFLAITGVILCFGIIFLLRTVVNQIKNRRSRHHRHRSPDPQRISRNVPSRTSFIDDPPPYPGKYSKTNINYLPSYDSAIKMAPELLMCNIDEMNQSINFPVLHENTEDNSGNISDHEIRGDGELCNMDQFVPVSLDPGNVRGNRSSEHFDTSLDDELDYSATNVNDSREEAVTNVCQQLDAEGDTRGDTLNVASSVNIENSG
- the LOC128182876 gene encoding uncharacterized protein LOC128182876 isoform X3, which gives rise to MFLQVVYPQMATNTTDEEIHLPSPTSEKVTTRPSSALMEDPVFLAITGVILCFGIIFLLRTVVNQIKNRRSRHHRHRSPDPQRISRNVPSRTSFIDDPPPYPGKYSKTNINYLPSYDSAIKMAPELLMCNIDEMNQSINFPVLHENTEDNSGNISDHEIRGDGELCNMDQFVPVSLDPGNVRGNRSSEHFDTSLDDELDYSATNVNDSREEAVTNVCQQLDAEGDTRGDTLNVASSVNIENSG
- the LOC128182876 gene encoding uncharacterized protein LOC128182876 isoform X6 yields the protein MATNTTVTTRPSSALMEDPVFLAITGVILCFGIIFLLRTVVNQIKNRRSRHHRHRSPDPQRISRNVPSRTSFIDDPPPYPGKYSKTNINYLPSYDSAIKMAPELLMCNIDEMNQSINFPVLHENTEDNSGNISDHEIRGDGELCNMDQFVPVSLDPGNVRGNRSSEHFDTSLDDELDYSATNVNDSREEAVTNVCQQLDAEGDTRGDTLNVASSVNIENSG